Proteins from a single region of Carassius carassius chromosome 25, fCarCar2.1, whole genome shotgun sequence:
- the LOC132104497 gene encoding heat shock factor-binding protein 1-like protein 1, whose amino-acid sequence MAGSESKAAKELTAMMETTMQQLQSRFQNLSKQIISKMDEMGTRIDDLEKNVGDLMTQAGAENHFKAKQVHWIYLI is encoded by the exons ATGGCAGGATCCGAGTCAAAAGCAGCTAAAGAGCTGACTGCAATG ATGGAGACGACAATGCAACAACTCCAGAGCAGGTTTCAGAACTTATCTAAGCAAATCATCTCCAAAA TGGATGAGATGGGAACACGTATAGATGACCTGGAGAAGAACGTCGGTGATCTCATGACACAAGCAGGAGCTGAGAATCATTTTAAAGCAAAGCAAGTGCATTGGATTTATTTGATTTAG